A part of Lampris incognitus isolate fLamInc1 chromosome 21, fLamInc1.hap2, whole genome shotgun sequence genomic DNA contains:
- the ecrg4b gene encoding augurin-B — MALLHVTLCLKLLLLTSLLAFSHSVSRETGPEAVAVAPAQAKEFLGSLRRPRRNIWDRSRPDVQQWIMQFMHMGYDEARLETDLSYWMDHSRSSDQGRQHHYDENAPIGPQDPSSYRHGANVNYDYY, encoded by the exons ATGGCTCTGCTTCACGTCACCCTCTGTCTGAAACTCCTGCTGCTCACGTCTCTGCTGGCCTTCTCCCACTCAG tgagcAGGGAGACGGGGCCTGAGGCGGTGGCTGTGGCCCCGGCGCAGGCAAAGGAGTTTCTGGGGTCTTTACGGAGGCCCAGGAGGAACATTTGGGACCGGAGCAGACCAGATGTGCAGCAGTGGATCATGCAGTTCATGCACATGGGCTACGATGAAGCG AGACTGGAGACAGATCTGTCGTACTGGATGGACCATTCGCGCTCCAGCGATCAAGGCAGACAACATCATTATGATGAGAACGCTCCCATCGGCCCCCAGGACCCCAGTTCCTACCGGCATGGCGCCAACGTCAATTATGACTACTATTAA